The DNA sequence ACCGGCGGGAAGGCCAGGCAGCTTCCTGCGTCGATCTGCGTCATGACCGTGTCGAGGTGCATGTAGGCGCGCTTCTGGGGCAGCGACGCGACGATCAACCACCGCGGCCCGTTCTCCATGCGCGTGAGGGCCCGCACCACGTGGCGCACGCCCGAGCGGTTCGTCCGCTCGGAGTAGCCGATCACCGCCACGTCCTCCGACAGCACCATGACGTCCCCACCCTCGATACGCGGTTGGTGCATCCCGATGTACAGGGGACGGTCCGGGGAGGCCTCGAGCGGGTCGTGAAGCACGGGCGTGGCCGCGAGATCCGGATGGAAGCGAAACACCGTGCGCGCCAGCAGGACCTCGCGCGTGCGCGTGAGCGTGGCCATGGCCGAGAACAGCACGCTGTCGGCCACCACCACCTGCGGATCGCGCTGGAAGCACCAGTTCGGCACCGGCACGACCTCGAAGAGCTCTTCGCTCGACAGGACGTCGCTACCCTCGGTGAAGCGCACCCCGGCCACGAACATGTCCACGAGGTCCGACGGGCTCGACGCCTGCATGCGCTCGCCCACCGGCGACGACACGTCGTCGAGCATGGCGTTCAGCAGCCACGAGCGCGCGCCCTCGGCCGCGAGTGCCTCGACGAGCAGGTCGCGCATGTCGTGCACCCGGACGTCGACCGCGCCGAGCAGACGCCGGAAGCGTTCGTGCTCCTCGCGGGCCCGCTCTCCGAACAGGATGTCGTCGAAGAGCAGCTCCTCCATCATGTCGGGGACCATGCGGTCGACCTCGGGTCCCGGCGCGTGCACGAGCACCTCGCGCAGTCGGCCCACCTCGGAGCGCACGTCGAGCATTTCGGTTCCTCCGTGCGGCTCAGCGGTGCCGTCGGGGCCGCGGGGTGTGGGGACGGGGATCGAACACCAGTTCCACCGGGCAGTGGTCGCTGCCCGGTACGTCGGCGTGGATCCGGGCGTCGACGATACGATCAGTCGAGGCGGAATCCACGAAGAAGTAATCGAGACGCCAGCCCACGTTCCGCGCCCGGGCCCCGCCGCGCATGGTCCACCAGGTGTAGGCGTCCTCGGTGTCGGGATTCAGGTGGCGGAAGGTGTCGACGTAGCCGGCCTCGACCATGCGGTCGATCCACTCCCGTTCCTCGGGCAGGAAGCCGGTGTTCTTCACGTTCGCCTTGGGGCGGGCCAGGTCGATCTCACGGTGCGAGGTGTTCAGGTCACCGCAGAAGACCACGCGTTTGCCCTGGGAACGAAACTCCTCGCAACGCTCCAGGAAGAGCTCGTAGAAGCGCAGCTTGTAGGGCACGCGGCTCAGATCGTCGCGACCGTTGGGGAAGTACGCGCTGAGCAGGACCCAGTCTCCGTAGTCGGCGACGATGGTCC is a window from the Candidatus Krumholzibacteriia bacterium genome containing:
- a CDS encoding arginine deiminase family protein, which translates into the protein MLDVRSEVGRLREVLVHAPGPEVDRMVPDMMEELLFDDILFGERAREEHERFRRLLGAVDVRVHDMRDLLVEALAAEGARSWLLNAMLDDVSSPVGERMQASSPSDLVDMFVAGVRFTEGSDVLSSEELFEVVPVPNWCFQRDPQVVVADSVLFSAMATLTRTREVLLARTVFRFHPDLAATPVLHDPLEASPDRPLYIGMHQPRIEGGDVMVLSEDVAVIGYSERTNRSGVRHVVRALTRMENGPRWLIVASLPQKRAYMHLDTVMTQIDAGSCLAFPPVILPGHDDTASVYEFDLHEKDPRPRPASDMLTALRGRGVDLEAVPCGGDDPLEQQREQWTDGANALALAPGVIVLYERNVATAECLAGRGYRVVEADDVIAGRVPVDLDRPEPTCILLPSHELSRARGGPHCLSHALRRDRIR
- a CDS encoding exodeoxyribonuclease III, which produces MAALRLFCWNVNGIRSVHRKGLLPWLDATAPDVLCLQEIRAEPEQMDPAVASPLGYHAVWNPSRARKGYSGTGLLTRTEPLAVELGLGEEEFDIEGRTIVADYGDWVLLSAYFPNGRDDLSRVPYKLRFYELFLERCEEFRSQGKRVVFCGDLNTSHREIDLARPKANVKNTGFLPEEREWIDRMVEAGYVDTFRHLNPDTEDAYTWWTMRGGARARNVGWRLDYFFVDSASTDRIVDARIHADVPGSDHCPVELVFDPRPHTPRPRRHR